From Erigeron canadensis isolate Cc75 chromosome 8, C_canadensis_v1, whole genome shotgun sequence, one genomic window encodes:
- the LOC122578903 gene encoding translocon-associated protein subunit beta-like: protein MMKMNSILSLLTILFLVSSSSVTASSDSPFIVAHKKATLNRLKSGSEKVSVSIDIYNQGSATAYDVSLTDDGWSSEIFKVISGNTSTSWERLDVGAAVSHSFELESNMKTVFYSSPAVVTFRVPTKAALQEAYSTPLLPLEILSDKPKESALHLVKRLLAKYGSLVSVITIVVLFVYLVATPSKSGAAKGSKKKR from the exons atgatgaagatgaattcAATTCTCTCTCTACTAACTATCCTGTTTTtggtatcatcatcatctgtgACCGCAAGCTCCGATTCACCTTTCATTGTAGCTCACAAGAAAGCTACACTTAACAGACTCAAATCTGGCTCCGAAAAAGTCTCCGTTTCCATCGATATCTATAATCAAGGATCTGC GACCGCGTATGATGTGAGTCTTACCGATGATGGCTGGTCATCTGAGATATTCAAAGTCATCTCTGGAAACACTTCAACCTCTTGGGAAAGACTTGATGT TGGTGCCGCTGTTTCACACTCGTTTGAGTTGGAGTCAAACATGAAAACCGTCTTCTATAGCTCACCAGCTGTTGTTACATTCCGTGTCCCCACAAAGGCTGCACTACAG GAAGCTTATTCGACCCCCCTTCTACCTCTGGAGATCCTATCAGATAAGCCTAAGGAGAGTGCACTTCATCtt GTTAAG AGGCTGTTGGCTAAGTATGGTTCCTTGGTATCAGTAATCACCATAGTGGTTTTGTTTGTGTACCTGGTGGCAACTCCATCCAAGTCCGGTGCTGCGAAGGGGAGCAAGAAGAAGCGTTGA
- the LOC122578819 gene encoding translocon-associated protein subunit beta-like, whose amino-acid sequence MMNPLISLLAAVVLLLAASSVNAIGSDAPFIVAHKKATLDRLKSGSEKVSVSIDIYNHGSATAYDVSLTDDGWSPEIFSIISGNTSISWERLDVGGLLSHSFVLESKVKTVFYSTPAVITYRVPTKAALQEAYTTSLLPLDILSDKPQETKLDFVQKLLGKYGSLISVISIVVLFFYLLVTPPPKSAASKGSKKRR is encoded by the exons ATGATGAATCCTCTAATCTCGTTACTAGCAGCAGTCGTGTTGTTGTTGGCAGCTTCGTCGGTAAATGCTATCGGATCGGACGCACCGTTCATCGTGGCTCACAAGAAAGCTACACTCGACAGACTCAAATCCGGCTCCGAAAAAGTCTCTGTTTCCATTGACATATACAACCATGGATCTGC GACGGCATATGATGTTAGCCTCACCGATGATGGCTGGTCCCCTGAAATATTCAGCATCATATCAGGGAATACTTCAATCTCTTGGGAAAGACTTGATGT TGGTGGTCTTTTATCTCATTCCTTTGTGTTGGAGTCAAAAGTGAAAACCGTCTTTTACAGCACACCTGCTGTTATTACATACCGTGTGCCCACAAAGGCTGCATTACAG GAGGCATATACAACTTCACTTCTGCCTTTAGACATCCTATCAGATAAGCCTCAGGAGACAAAACTTGATTTT GTTCAG AAGCTGTTGGGGAAGTATGGCTCCTTAATATCTGTGATCTCCATTGTGGTCCTATTCTTCTACCTGCTGGTAACCCCTCCCCCTAAGTCAGCTGCTTCAAAGGGAAGCAAGAAGAGACGCTAA
- the LOC122578820 gene encoding GEM-like protein 5, with protein MNPNQQPSSSSSSSNSAGDYWGTHVMGTPVPPATNQHAPPTHNPYVQYGVPQPPPPPQPNNIDNVRKKLNSWGNKAEIAASNIWTNLKAGQSVTGSAWGKVNLTAKALTEGGFESLYKQNFTTYPNEKLVRTFACYLSTSTGPVAGTLYLSNIHVAFCSDRPLSSIQPNGMESWIHYKVIIPLEKVATVNPVTIPGKKQTDKYIQLSTIDAQDFWFMGFVNHEKASKHLLNGVSTCVKSVPFIP; from the exons ATGAACCCAAACCAACAgccttcatcatcatcatcatcatctaattCTGCAGGCGATTACTGGGGGACGCACGTCATGGGTACGCCTGTGCCCCCAGCCACCAACCAGCATGCCCCACCCACCCACAACCCTTACGTCCAATACGGCGTCCCTCAGCCCCCTCCCCCTCCTCAGCCCAATAACATCGATAATGTTCGTAAAAAACTTAATTCATGGGGTAATAAGGCCGAAATAGCCGCTTCAAATATCTGGACCAATC tgaaagcGGGTCAATCTGTGACCGGATCAGCATGGGGAAAAGTGAATTTGACAGCAAAAGCCTTAACAGAAGGTGGATTTGAATCCTTGTACAAACAAAACTTCACCACATACCCAAACGAGAAACTTGTCCGGACGTTCGCATGTTATCTGTCAACGTCTACTGGACCTGTTGCCGGAACCTTGTATCTATCAAACATTCATGTCGCTTTTTGTAGTGATCGTCCCTTGTCGTCGATCCAACCCAATGGCATGGAATCTTGGATCCATTACAAG GTTATTATCCCATTGGAGAAGGTAGCTACGGTGAATCCAGTCACAATACCTGGTAAAAAGCAAACAGACAAGTACATCCAGCTCTCCACCATTGATGCTCAAGACTTTTGGTTCATGGGTTTCGTTAATCATGAGAAAGCGTCGAAACATCTCCTCAATGGTGTCTCGACATGTGTAAAATCCGTCCCATTTATTCCTTGA
- the LOC122580034 gene encoding GEM-like protein 5, with the protein MNSEEAPSSPVRSPLSSSPSNSPPHNNSSSSDINPPSADLEYKYWGTNVMGVPVPPSACATYDSIKDVAAKIPLPPVTSTLGTVYNKLNNLGIKDTVTGVWGNLKVGESMRESAKGKVKVKARSITEGGKETFYKHNFTTFTDEKLFKTFACYLETKSSGRVAGTLYLSDIHVSFCSDQPLQLVQPNTGVESWLYYKVQIALNKLVAVKPIEVTKNKQPEKSITLSTIDGQDFKLMGFVKYEKASKHLLNSMHEASLKSKRLTQ; encoded by the exons ATGAACTCAGAAGAGGCTCCTTCTTCTCCTGTTCGTTCTCCTTTGTCTTCTTCGCCTTCTAATTCACCTCCTCACAACAATTCATCTTCTTCTGATATTAATCCTCCATCTGCTGATCTGGAATATAAGTATTGGGGGACAAATGTAATGGGTGTCCCTGTACCCCCTTCTGCTTGTGCCACCTATGATTCCATTAAAGATGTTGCTGCTAAGATTCCATTACCTCCTGTGACCAGCACCCTCGGAACTGTGTATAACAAACTTAATAACTTAGGCATCAAGGACACTGTCACCGGCGTCTGGGGCAATC TGAAAGTGGGGGAATCTATGAGGGAATCGGCAAAGGGGAAAGTGAAGGTGAAGGCAAGATCGATAACCGAAGGTGGGAAAGAAACCTTTTACAAGCATAACTTCACGACTTTCACCGACGAAAAACTCTTCAAGACTTTCGCTTGTTACCTGGAGACAAAATCTTCAGGCCGAGTTGCGGGAACCTTATATCTTTCTGACATTCATGTGTCTTTCTGTAGCGATCAGCCCTTACAGCTAGTCCAACCAAATACCGGCGTTGAGTCTTGGTTATATTACAAG GTTCAAATCGCATTGAATAAGTTAGTAGCCGTGAAACCAATTGAGGTGACAAAAAATAAGCAGCCAGAGAAGTCCATCACACTCTCCACAATAGATGGTCAAGACTTTAAGCTGATGGGTTTTGTCAAATATGAGAAAGCATCAAAACATCTCCTTAATAGTATGCACGAAGCTTCTCTTAAATCCAAACGGCTTACTCagtga
- the LOC122610772 gene encoding TMV resistance protein N-like — MSSFKEVRHMEISFDDIELATNKFSEENVIGSGGFGKVYRGESEQHGTIAVKWLDRQFGQGDTEFMMEISLLSVYKHPNIISLVGFCDKDPNRFLVYKHEKNGSLDKYLRSKELTWMQRLQVCIDAARGLKYLHNDVGPQHRILHRDIKSANILLDENWRAKIADFGLSKVGPANVECTFMVTDAAGTQGYLDPENLKTGVLTTKTDVFAFGVVLFEVLSAKPVLVFKQGEDPKFLYLLAKTHYETDTLKNIILPDLKDQIDTESLRSFSSIAYRCLGTPAEDRPTMSEILEELEEAMYYQLKSTEACDVPVNSFINDGDKSAEVGLSSRLSSASSSKLSSASSSMSPNHNVYITFGGDDIVKTFIDTLCSAFEQQGIHTCINDPTLSADEPVDSSLLKAIDNSQVAIIVFSKVFLSPRFLDDVAYIMKCMEEKGKIVKPVFYTVEPSQFREEIRSFVAQISELELENGRESGSWKKALIRASKLSGWVPKYFANWFGTKCISRIVDTVSLGLLPAVGATNLHTYLVGIEARMKHLKSLMEIGSGGCSYGWNMGDWGWGKKMLNHVLKPKQVIVKSIDDGKRIVKSRLCNIKFLIVLDDVDDLQQLEGLVGSQDWFGQGSRIIITTRNEDVLKAHKVSATYTVSLLNQKEAIELFSRHAFGPHKYVEYDRLIPDVVSMAEGLPLALKIWGSHLSGLDMSEWMMKLANSSIPLDEVIKNLRISYDGLKFEEKELFLDIACLIASGLRHTMNMILDACDLDYVKMVNVLKQKALVTSSHEMLFMHNLVKEMGIYINQEEHKNSPQKQRRFWRKEYLINKSAMDAPEVDGTMMNVRWISYPGYPASLLPAQFKPAELRCLILTGSLQKQLWEGPKDLPRLKVLNLDNSKYLTITPDIEKLPCLERMTLRGCESLETIHPSIGRHEGLVFVDFHECSKVKMFPPITRMKRLKTLILTRCSSLGKFPKIERDMDSLEILCLDGTGIKVLPSSVGIHCTKLVYIDLRSCLHLKSIEGNFRELKSLKELHLNGCQQLGKLDEDFFDVENRLDVLSLSLHDTKVTNVLSGVGLRFSRVSMKFPHFPRFLKKLSLRNCNLIDEDIPFYICEMSSLKVLDIRGNNFSRIHSAIAQLTCLKFLDVSHCKNLVKLPVLPSSIAILDASCCDSLEIVEDLSKSCKWLWKVSLWRKKKLTGVERVIHAMLQGSATQDYYLSLILGNFHNEITTFPGSETFTLRLPINWDTDFSGFLIRFCNHKEAEEVISIREELHVESECSLPESDLTPKIYPRTKVAYISFNSLRNTSWWNSAYTKLSFSLRYHDNIKVELISSEINEGDPVENAEGATGGSEYWDKEVESYQTFSIKRDSKSCIEISWNHESRDECF; from the exons ATGTCTTCTTTTAAAGAAGTGAGGCACATGGAGATCTCTTTCGATGACATAGAATTGGCAACCAACAAGTTTTCCGAAGAGAACGTTATCGGGTCAGGTGGATTTGGAAAAGTTTACCGTGGCGAGTCAGAACAGCATGGCACGATCGCCGTAAAATGGTTGGATCGTCAGTTTGGTCAAGGGGACACTGAATTCATGATGGAGATTTCATTGCTTTCGGTTTATAAACATCCGAACATTATCTCTCTTGTCGGATTTTGCGACAAAGATCCCAATAGGTTCCTTgtttataaacatgaaaaaaacgGGAGCCTTGACAAATATTTAAGAAGCAAAGAGCTAACATGGATGCAGCGTCTCCAGGTATGCATAGACGCTGCACGTGGGTTGAAATATCTTCATAATGATGTTGGGCCCCAACATCGAATCCTTCACCGCGATATCAAGAGTGCAAACATTTTGCTGGACGAAAACTGGAGAGCCAAAATTGCGGATTTTGGCTTGTCCAAAGTAGGTCCAGCAAATGTGGAGTGTACTTTTATGGTCACCGATGCCGCGGGGACACAAGGATATCTTGATCCAGAGAACTTGAAGACTGGGGTGCTCACAACAAAAACTGATGTTTTCGCATTTGGGGTTGTACTGTTCGAAGTCTTGAGTGCAAAGCCGGTACTTGTTTTCAAGCAGGGGGAAGATCCtaagtttttatatttgttgGCTAAAACGCACTACGAAACGGACACCTTAAAGAACATTATTCTTCCGGATCTAAAAGATCAAATAGACACAGAGTCGTTACGCTCGTTTTCAAGCATCGCATATAGATGTTTGGGTACACCTGCAGAAGATCGCCCAACCATGAGTGAGATTCTTGAAGAGCTAGAGGAGGCTATGTACTATCAACTT AAATCAACTGAAGCTTGCGATGTACCAGTTAACAGTTTTATTAATGATGGAGACAAAAGTGCGGAAGTAGGACTCTCGTCGAG ATTATCTTCTGCATCATCGTCTAAATTGAGCTCCGCATCTTCTTCCATGTCGCCGAATCACAatgtttatataacttttggAGGAGACGACATCGTCAAGACTTTTATAGATACTTTATGCTCAGCTTTTGAACAACAGGGGATCCATACTTGCATAAACGATCCAACACTCTCTGCGGATGAACCGGTGGATTCATCCCTCTTGAAAGCTATTGACAACTCTCAAGTTGCTATAATTGTTTTCTCCAAAGTCTTTTTGTCTCCGAGGTTTTTGGATGACGTTGCATACATAATGAAATGCATGGAAGAGAAAGGGAAAATAGTTAAGCCAGTATTCTACACCGTCGAACCCTCACAGTTTCGAGAAGAAATAAGAAGTTTTGTTGCGCAAATTTCCGAACTTGAGTTGGAGAATGGTAGAGAAAGTGGATCATGGAAAAAGGCGTTGATACGTGCAAGTAAACTTTCTGGATGGGTACCCAAGTATTTTGCCAATTG GTTTGGTACTAAATGCATCAGCAGAATTGTTGATACAGTTTCACTTGGACTGCTTCCCGCCGTAGGTGCAACAAATTTGCATACATATTTGGTTGGAATAGAAGCTCGCATGAAACATCTGAAATCACTAATGGAAATTGGTTCGGGGGGGTGTTCGTATGGTTGGAATATGGGGGATTGGGGGTGGGG GAAAAAAATGCTCAACCATGTTTTGAAACCAAAACAAGTAATAGTGAAGAGCATTGATGATGGAAAACGCATAGTTAAAAGTAGATTATGCAATATTAAATTTCTTATAGTGCTTGACGATGTCGATGACCTTCAGCAGCTTGAAGGTTTAGTGGGTTCACAAGATTGGTTTGGTCAGGGAAGTCGAATTATAATCACAACTAGAAATGAAGATGTGCTAAAGGCTCATAAAGTAAGCGCAACGTATACTGTTAGCCTCCTAAATCAGAAGGAGGCTATTGAGCTCTTTAGTCGGCATGCATTTGGACCACACAAATATGTAGAGTATGATCGGCTTATACCAGATGTGGTTTCTATGGCTGAAGGGCTTCCATTAGCACTTAAAATTTGGGGTTCTCATCTATCCGGGCTAGATATGAGCGAGTGGATGATGAAATTGGCTAACTCTAGTATTCCACTTGATGAAGTTATAAAAAACCTCAGAATTAGCTACGATGGACTAAAATTCGAGGAGAAAGAATTATTCCTTGATATTGCTTGTTTGATTGCTTCCGGTTTGAGACATACAATGAATATGATACTTGATGCTTGTGATTTGGATTATGTTAAGATGGTAAATGTGTTGAAACAAAAGGCTCTAGTTACTAGTTCTCACGAAATGCTTTTTATGCATAATTTGGTTAAAGAAATGGGAATATACATTAATCAAGAGGAACACAAAAATAGTCCTCAAAAACAAAGACGGTTCTGGCGGAAAGAATATTTGATAAACAAAAGTGCCATGGATGCGCCGGAG GTTGATGGAACAATGATGAACGTTAGATGGATTTCTTATCCGGGTTACCCTGCAAGTTTGTTGCCAGCCCAATTTAAACCAGCTGAGCTTCGCTGTCTCATATTAACAGGGAGCTTGCAAAAACAACTTTGGGAGGGTCCTAAG GATCTACCACGTTTGAAAGTACTCAATCTCGATAATTCAAAATATCTAACCATCACTCCAGATATTGAAAAACTTCCATGCCTTGAAAGAATGACACTAAGGGGTTGTGAAAGTTTGGAAACGATCCATCCATCGATTGGGCGCCACGAGGGACTTGTTTTTGTAGACTTCCATGAATGTTCAAAGGTTAAAATGTTCCCACCCATCACCAGAATGAAAAGACTGAAGACTCTTATACTAACTAGGTGCTCCAGTCTTGGTAAGTTTCCTAAGATCGAAAGAGACATGGATAGCTTGGAAATACTCTGTTTAGATGGCACCGGGATTAAGGTTCTACCCTCATCAGTTGGAATACATTGTACCAAGcttgtttatatagatttgCGTTCGTGCCTTCATCTTAAGAGTATAGAAGGAAACTTTCGTGAATTGAAAAGTTTAAAAGAGCTTCATCTCAACGGTTGTCAACAACTTGGGAAATTGGACGAAGACTTCTTTGATGTGGAAAATCGTTTAGATGTGCTCTCTTTAAGTTTGCATGACACGAAAGTTACAAACGTGCTGAGTGGCGTAGGGCTACGATTTTCTCGTGTCTCCATGAAGTTCCCTCACTTTCCACgtttcttaaaaaagttaaGTCTTAGAAACTGCAATTTAATAGATGAAGACATCCCCTTCTATATTTGCGAGATGTCCAGCCTGAAGGTACTGGACATAAGAGGAAATAATTTTTCACGAATACATTCTGCGATCGCGCAACTTACTTGCCTTAAATTCCTCGACGTGTCACATTGTAAAAACCTGGTGAAATTGCCAGTTTTGCCATCAAGCATAGCTATCCTTGACGCATCTTGTTGTGACTCGCTTGAGATCGTTGAAGATCTTTCAAAGAGCTGTAAATGGCTGTGGAAAGTTTCACTttggaggaagaagaaattGACTGGTGTAGAGAGAGTGATACATGCCATGCTTCAG GGAAGCGCCACTCAAGACTACTATTTGAGTCTCATACTTGGAAATTTTCATAATGAGATAACTACTTTTCCTGGCTCGGAGACCTTTACATTGCGGCTTCCAATAAATTGGGACACTGACTTCAGCGGGTTCTTAATACGGTTTTGTAATCACAAGGAAGCAGAGGAAGTGATATCTATCAGAGAGGAGTTGCATGTGGAATCAGAATGTAGTCTTCCCGAGTCTGATCTAACTCCCAAGATTTATCCAAGGACAAAAGTGGCCTATATCTCCTTCAATTCATTGAGGAATACCTCATGGTGGAATTCAGCATACACTAAGCTTTCGTTTTCCTTGCGCTACCACGATAATATTAAAGTAGAACTTATTTCTAGTGAAATTAACGAAGGTGATCCGGTGGAAAATGCTGAAGGTGCAACAGGTGGCTCAGAATATTGGGATAAGGAAGTTGAATCTTACCAGACATTTAGCATCAAGCGTGATTCAAAGTCCTGTATCGAGATTTCCTGGAACCATGAAAGCCGTGACGAATGCTTCTGA